A genomic region of Chaetodon auriga isolate fChaAug3 chromosome 11, fChaAug3.hap1, whole genome shotgun sequence contains the following coding sequences:
- the thumpd2 gene encoding U6 snRNA (guanine-N(2))-methyltransferase THUMPD2: MTEPRSEESLVRYYCTAGNGMEHFLIDEVKKKLAAEDVCQMPGKVLFSSSAGIDRVSELKTAERLFLLLKQDSPVWLSAHTSPAKAASVLQSRLLADRNLWTRAVITWSRLQGELADRRTTVNAQSSAQGVTMNREEGRRSEEEEKVSVEPRKSTGEQREESGSRRLNGGRQNGAQALERKRKRNDEEEEEEEEERSGAAQDSKSEKNVEKETFEGERRRGGEEERGQVIEFSSCTKTSKHGVTSGTDFNDRDHTTPGLELSVERSSRRTDDMEKDVTGENLENVKSAGGRGESLLHPSRIKPEPSSVPLSFRISCKCTGSLSRCFSAQEVSRVIGVGLSRLLGWKTDLKNPQLEVNIYLSDDHWLLGIPLTRLPLAKRSYIKTTGLRSTVAWAMASLAQIQPGSCVVDPMCGVGTILIEAAQEHKTVRFLGVDFDDGQLQRANENIEFAELKNRIHLLKASCMVLPLPSVSVDAVVCDLPFGRKFGTKTNMAANLPLILAEMERVLCIGGTLVLLLSPQLSCLLKKLLAQKDTRSTSHQETKPQTGTQDCPSSSLSSTKEQTFQIHQGANSPPTQRTDSRSELQHSVPAPLSSLRHQATLRVSLGLIDGLIHKYVKISTSSVSGDVTLQSN, encoded by the exons ATGACTGAACCGAGAAGTGAGGAGAGTTTAGTTCGCTACTACTGCACCGCTGGTAACGGCATGGAGCATTTTTTAATTGACgaggtgaagaagaagctggcAGCTGAAGAT gtgtgtcagATGCCAGGTAAAGTGCTGTTCAGCTCCTCTGCGGGGATCGACAGAGTCAGTGAGCTGAAGACTGCAGAAAGACTCTTCCTCCTGTTGAAACAAGACTCACCTGTGTGGCTGTCAGCCCACACTAGCCCAG CAAAAgcagcctctgtgctgcagtccaGACTGTTGGCTGACAGAAATCTGTGGACCCGTGCTGTAATAACATGGAGCCGCCTGCAGGGGGAGCTGGCAGACAGAAGGACTACTGTCAATGCACAGAGCTCTGCACAGGGAGTGACAATGAAtagggaggaggggagaaggagtgaagaggaggagaaggttaGTGTGGAGCCAAGAAAAAGCACaggagaacagagggaggagagtggcagcaggaggCTGAACGGTGGCAGACAAAATGGAGCACAGGCGCtggaaaggaagagaaagaggaatgatgaagaagaggaggaggaagaggaggaaaggagtgGTGCAGCTCAAGACTCTAAAAGTGAGAAGAATGTAGAGAAAGAGACGTttgagggagaaaggaggagagggggagaagaggagagaggacaggttATTGAGTttagcagctgtacaaaaactaGTAAACATGGAGTGACATCAGGAACAGATTTCAATGACAGAGATCACACAACACCAGGACTGGAACTCAGTGTGgaaagaagcagcaggaggacggACGACATGGAAAAGGACGTTACTGGAGAAAATTTGGAAAATG TGaagtctgcaggaggaagaggtgagagTCTGCTGCACCCCAGCAGGATCAAACCAGAGCCTTCCTCTGTCCCGCTCTCGTTTAGGATCAGCTGCAAGTGCACTGGATCTCTGTCCCGATGCTTCAGCGCACAG GAGGTGAGCAGAGTGATTGGAGTGGGTTTGAGCAGGCTGCTGGGCTGGAAGACTGACCTGAAGAATCCACAGCTGGAG GTAAATATTTATTTGAGCGATGACCACTGGCTGCTGGGGATTCCACTAACCAG GTTGCCTCTGGCTAAGCGGAGCTACATCAAAACCACAGGACTGAGGTCTACTGTAGCCTGGGCTATGGCCTCACTGGCTCAGATACAG CCGGGCTCCTGTGTGGTCGATCCAATGTGCGGGGTGGGAACCATCTTAATAGAGGCAGCACAGGAACACAAG ACTGTCCGTTTCCTGGGCGTGGACTTTGATGatggacagctgcagagagccaaTGAGAACATAGAGTTTGCAGAGCTGAAAAACAGGATACACCTGCTGAAAGCCTCATGCATGG TGCTGCCTCTGCCCAGCGTCAGTGTGGATGCTGTAGTCTGTGACCTGCCATTTGGCAGGAAGTTTggcaccaaaacaaacatggctgccaacCTGCCACTCATCCTGGCGGAGATGGAGAG agTCCTCTGTATTGGTGGTACCCTGGTTCTCCTCCTGAGTCCTCAGTTATCCTGTCTGCTGAAAAAGCTCCTGGCACAGAAAGACACCAGATCAACATCTCACCAGGAAACAAAACCTCAGACGGGGACACAAGACTGTccatcttcatctctgtcttccACTAAAGAGCAGACTTTCCAGATCCATCAGGGGGCCAATTCCCCACCTACCCAGAGAACAGACTCCCgatctgagctgcagcacagtgttcctgcccccctctcctccctgagGCACCAGGCGACTCTGAGAGTCAGCTTAGGCCTGATAGATGGACTTATCCACAAATATGTCAAGATCAGCACTTCATCAGTGTCAGGGGACGTTACACTTCAAAGTAATTAG